In SAR324 cluster bacterium, the DNA window AGTGAGCAGAAACTAAAACCTTCTCTTTTGATCTTGAAGATGCTGCGAGTATACAATATTGGCAGCATCAACTTTACATACCCGCCCCGATCTTCCTCAGCCAAACTACCGAAACTATCCATCGGTCTTGATCCGATAACCTCTCCACTAAATTGCCAGTTAGTATTTCGAATATGTATTCTCAAACTGGAGCGATCAGGGGACTGCGCATATCAACAATCGTCATAACTGCTTTATCAAAGTTCTCATTCATCAATATTTGGATCTAGTATTTTAATTTTTTTTGAACAGAATTTGGTTTTTATCTCACTCATAAAAAGAAGTTGACTTTAATCTTTAGTTGATACCTGAAAAGCTGAAAATATCAATATGCCAACAAAGATGACCATTTATTGTGATGAAATTTGATCATTTTATTGGTGGTTATGAGATTTATTCAAACAAAGTTTGTGAACCTGTTTTTTTGAGGATGAAGTACCTGCTTATTGTTAGCACCTTAAAGATTTATCTCCAAGCTTGGCAGTGTTAGTACTAAATGATTTGACTGACACCAAGAGGGCATAGTTGGGATGAGAACATTGAGAAAATTTTATTATTTATATCTCTAAATATCAGAAATTATTTCATATTTTTCAAGAGATAAATCTGTATTGCTGGCTACTGAATTTAATATTATTTTAAGATAATTGGGTATATGTAATTTAAAATTATGAGTGCAAGCCAAGTGTATTTTTCAAAATATACTTGGCTTGCAGAATTTTTGATTCAGATTAATGTACTAGTGCAATATATTTTTATTTATTCATAAATTAATTTAATCTGTTGATTTATAAAATAAAAAAATATTTTGATATTTTTTAAGCTAATTCAATGAGGATTTATGAATAAGTTAAAAACTTCACTTGGAGTATTAGGGATTTTTGCACTTGTTTTGGTGTGGTTTGCATCTTCTCTGTACCAAAAAGTTCCAGCAGGATATGTTGGAGTGGCAACACTGTTTGGGGAAGTTCAGGAGAGTCCTTACGAAGAAGGATTGCACATCCCTGTGAATCCGTTCTACGAATGGTACTTCTATGATGTAAGGCAAAAATCTCACTTAGAAGAAGCCAATGTTCCAAGTCAAGATCAGCTTCAAACAAAGATACAGGTGAGTGTACAGTTTCAATTAAGTAGTAAAAATGCGCCCAAAATTTTACAGGAAACAGGCCAGGCTGCCGATGTTTTACGTGTCCATATTGTTCCAAAATTAAGATCACTTTTACGAGAGCAAGGAAAAACAATTAAGAGAGCTGAAGATTTTTTTCTGGAGGAAACTCAGCAAAATATGCAGATATCACTGCTGGAAGGCCTCAAAGAT includes these proteins:
- a CDS encoding SPFH domain-containing protein, whose protein sequence is MNKLKTSLGVLGIFALVLVWFASSLYQKVPAGYVGVATLFGEVQESPYEEGLHIPVNPFYEWYFYDVRQKSHLEEANVPSQDQLQTKIQVSVQFQLSSKNAPKILQETGQAADVLRVHIVPKLRSLLREQGKTIKRAEDFFLEETQQNMQISLLEGLKDYLIPKGVNVGAVLIRDISLPPFIIKAIESKKEREQEVEKQKAELERFRTEQQQKVALAKAESEAAEEQALKKRVLADAQAYEIEKINSAIGSNPNYVKLQALEALKAISKDPASKIYFMDGDSPSPLPLMNFGNVR